The following coding sequences are from one Luteimonas sp. S4-F44 window:
- a CDS encoding copper resistance protein B, translating into MDRHAGHASAPGDLPSDALPRTPIPALSDDDRAAAFPSLHPHAMGDSAIRHFVRVDRLEGFDTDHGHGLGWEVDSWIGGDLHRVWLKSSGERVAGRTHDASVDALYGRSVSPWWDVVAGAHHVFAPGRAKTYASVGVQGLAPYFFEVSAMAHVDDRGRVLAELEIEYEWLLTNRLILQPAVELAAASEADPERRIGSGLGEIEAGLRLRYEVTRRFAPYIGLVHARSFGQTRALEQADGGSGRETRWVIGVRTWF; encoded by the coding sequence ATGGACCGCCACGCCGGGCATGCGTCTGCGCCAGGCGACCTGCCTTCGGACGCCTTGCCGCGCACACCGATCCCGGCGCTCAGCGACGACGACCGCGCGGCCGCGTTTCCGTCATTGCATCCCCACGCGATGGGCGATTCGGCAATCCGCCACTTTGTCCGCGTGGATCGCCTCGAAGGCTTCGACACCGATCACGGCCACGGCCTGGGCTGGGAGGTGGACAGCTGGATCGGCGGCGATCTGCACCGCGTGTGGCTCAAGTCCAGCGGCGAACGCGTGGCCGGCCGGACCCACGACGCCTCCGTGGACGCGCTTTATGGCCGCAGCGTGTCGCCCTGGTGGGATGTCGTCGCCGGCGCTCATCACGTCTTCGCACCGGGACGCGCCAAGACCTACGCCAGTGTCGGCGTGCAGGGCCTGGCGCCGTACTTCTTCGAGGTCTCGGCGATGGCGCATGTCGACGATCGCGGCCGCGTGCTCGCCGAGTTGGAGATCGAGTACGAGTGGCTGTTGACCAACCGGCTGATCCTGCAGCCGGCGGTCGAGCTCGCGGCTGCCAGCGAGGCCGATCCTGAGCGCCGCATCGGCAGCGGCCTGGGCGAGATCGAAGCCGGCCTGCGCCTGCGCTATGAGGTCACCCGGCGCTTCGCCCCGTACATCGGCCTCGTACACGCGCGCAGCTTCGGCCAGACCCGAGCGCTCGAGCAGGCCGACGGCGGCAGCGGCCGCGAGACACGCTGGGTGATCGGCGTCAGGACCTGGTTCTAG
- a CDS encoding copper resistance system multicopper oxidase: MTSDIASGRRGFDPARRRFVQGLALGGLAAGLGGWPRPSWALQSPNSRVLAGTDFDLVVGETLVNFTGRTRPAATINGSLPAPILRWREGSTVTLRVRNALSAGSIFGDMTSVHWHGILLPANMDGVPGMSFDGIHRGETFQYRFDVRQGGTYWYHSHSGFQEQAGMYGALIIDPIEPEPFAYDRDYVVLLTDWTDLAPRALFARLKQMAEHDNWYKRTAGDFARDVRRDGWRATLADRRAWGQMRMTPTDISDVNAHTYTYLMNGTTSPGNWTALFRSGEKIRLRFINGSAMTYFDVRIPGLKMTVVAADGQYVHPVTVDEFRIAVAETFDVIVEPSGQDAYTIFAQDMGRTGFVSGTLAVREGLRAPVPMIDPRPILTMADMGHGGMHGMDHAAGQGMGQGAHDAAMHGGGHGHTAMGHAAMDHADMGHGATPMQAHPDSERGNPLVDMQTMTPAPKLDDPGIGLRDNGRTVLTYGAMRSLFDDPDGRAPSRDVELHLTGHMEKFAWSFDGIKFSDAAPLRLNYGERLRIVLVNDTMMTHPIHLHGMWSDLEDDDGRFHLRKHTVDMPPGTRRSFRVRADALGRWAFHCHLLYHMEAGMFREVQVVE, from the coding sequence ATGACTTCCGATATTGCCTCTGGCCGCCGCGGCTTCGACCCCGCGCGCCGCCGTTTTGTCCAAGGTCTGGCGCTCGGTGGCCTGGCCGCCGGCCTGGGCGGCTGGCCGCGCCCGTCCTGGGCACTGCAATCCCCGAACAGCCGTGTTCTGGCCGGCACCGACTTCGATCTGGTGGTCGGCGAGACCCTGGTCAACTTCACCGGCCGCACCCGGCCGGCCGCCACCATCAACGGCAGCCTGCCCGCGCCGATCCTGCGCTGGCGCGAGGGCTCGACGGTCACGCTGCGCGTGCGCAATGCGCTATCGGCCGGCTCGATCTTCGGCGACATGACCTCCGTGCACTGGCACGGCATCCTGCTGCCAGCGAACATGGACGGCGTGCCGGGCATGAGCTTCGACGGCATCCATCGCGGCGAGACGTTCCAGTACCGCTTCGACGTGCGCCAGGGCGGCACGTATTGGTACCACAGCCATTCCGGGTTCCAGGAACAGGCCGGCATGTACGGCGCGCTGATCATCGATCCCATCGAGCCCGAGCCGTTTGCCTACGACCGCGACTACGTCGTGCTGTTGACCGACTGGACCGACCTCGCTCCGCGTGCGCTGTTCGCGCGGCTCAAGCAGATGGCCGAGCACGATAACTGGTACAAGCGCACCGCCGGCGACTTCGCCCGCGACGTGCGCCGCGACGGCTGGCGCGCCACGCTCGCTGACCGACGCGCCTGGGGGCAGATGCGGATGACGCCGACCGACATCTCCGACGTCAATGCGCACACCTACACCTATCTGATGAACGGCACGACGTCGCCGGGTAACTGGACGGCGCTGTTCCGCAGCGGCGAGAAGATCCGCCTGCGCTTCATCAACGGCTCGGCGATGACCTACTTCGACGTCCGCATCCCGGGCCTGAAGATGACGGTCGTCGCGGCCGACGGCCAGTACGTGCACCCGGTGACGGTCGACGAGTTTCGCATTGCCGTGGCCGAGACCTTCGACGTCATCGTCGAGCCCTCTGGCCAGGACGCCTACACGATCTTCGCCCAGGACATGGGGCGGACCGGCTTCGTCAGCGGCACGCTCGCCGTGCGCGAAGGCCTGCGCGCCCCGGTTCCCATGATCGACCCGCGCCCGATCCTGACCATGGCCGACATGGGCCACGGCGGCATGCACGGCATGGATCATGCTGCGGGGCAGGGCATGGGGCAGGGCGCTCACGACGCGGCGATGCACGGCGGCGGCCACGGCCACACCGCGATGGGGCACGCCGCGATGGACCATGCCGACATGGGACATGGCGCCACGCCGATGCAGGCCCATCCCGACAGCGAGCGCGGCAATCCGCTCGTCGACATGCAGACCATGACCCCAGCGCCGAAGCTCGACGACCCCGGCATCGGCCTGCGCGACAACGGTCGCACGGTATTGACCTATGGCGCGATGCGCAGCCTGTTCGACGACCCGGATGGCCGTGCGCCATCGCGCGACGTCGAGCTGCACCTGACCGGCCACATGGAGAAGTTCGCCTGGTCGTTCGACGGCATCAAGTTCAGCGATGCCGCGCCGCTGCGGCTCAACTACGGCGAACGCCTTCGCATCGTGCTGGTCAACGACACGATGATGACCCATCCCATCCACCTGCACGGCATGTGGAGCGATCTCGAGGACGACGACGGCCGCTTCCACTTGCGCAAGCACACCGTCGACATGCCGCCCGGGACGCGTCGCAGCTTCCGCGTCCGCGCCGACGCGCTCGGGCGTTGGGCGTTTCACTGCCACCTGCTGTATCACATGGAAGCGGGCATGTTCCGCGAAGTGCAGGTGGTCGAATGA
- a CDS encoding CopL family metal-binding regulatory protein yields the protein MPRVSATAVRILLLALLLIESMGAVFAAPAMQDAASMHDAGQASDDAPRPCHGAADDAPSERNGAPAPHACDDEGGCLCLHGCSAVLIPRQRPLPEVPAPARHAAEVAQARGDPAAIQPIRPPIVIA from the coding sequence ATGCCCCGGGTCTCCGCCACTGCCGTTCGCATCCTGCTGCTCGCCCTGCTCCTGATCGAATCGATGGGCGCGGTCTTCGCCGCGCCCGCCATGCAGGACGCGGCTTCGATGCACGACGCCGGCCAGGCGAGCGACGACGCCCCGCGACCTTGCCACGGCGCAGCCGACGACGCCCCGTCGGAGCGCAATGGCGCACCCGCGCCGCACGCCTGCGACGACGAGGGCGGCTGTCTCTGCCTGCATGGCTGCAGCGCCGTGCTGATACCGCGCCAGCGGCCCCTGCCGGAGGTGCCGGCGCCGGCCCGTCACGCTGCAGAAGTGGCCCAGGCGCGGGGCGATCCTGCCGCCATCCAGCCGATCCGCCCCCCCATCGTCATCGCCTGA
- a CDS encoding sensor domain-containing phosphodiesterase, which produces MRKLHEADRIALIRSLDLLSLAGNPELDRIVALAAFAFRVKTVLISLVDEVDQHFLSCVGTELRGTSREISVCTHAIEQDDIYEVPDLAADPLFSRNPLVMQAPRMRFYAGAPLVLGDGYKVGTICLIDYAPRRLDEAEHEQLRSFANLVVGQISLLRSMGRRDPVTGLANRQQLTWDLRESLRQSPPAIAVPSHLCIIDVLDVASAHRLTQALGVAPVESIVRQLGFRLTDALGDTARVYHVGVTRFAFVLAGQSRDEVEAILTDLRAQLSAPVVSSGLTLQTVFHAGVAGFSTHDAADVLRRAVTAMHAALESGAPWCEYDRDRDARLQRHYRLATQVERALETREFSLVYQPRLSLSTGRLGSVEALLRWQHPEYGDITPDEFIPVIEGTTLMPRVTRWVLRQALAQLLEWERQGVALDISVNLSGADFRDGQLPAYIADLARQLDVEPARLEVEVTEGEWLRDKGSVAAQLAALQAQGFNVAIDDFGAGYSNFSYLNELPATTIKIDRGLLAGIETNERRARLIRTVLQLSTELGYRTVAEGVETAGQLAMLCEWQCDEAQGFHVSQPLAPEALIALIRQHDSAASRSPLSGTEAGHLAGVGQAGSL; this is translated from the coding sequence GTGAGAAAGCTGCACGAGGCCGACCGGATCGCGCTGATCCGCAGTCTGGATCTGCTGTCGCTGGCGGGGAATCCTGAATTGGACAGGATCGTGGCCCTGGCTGCGTTCGCGTTCCGGGTCAAGACGGTCCTCATCTCCTTGGTCGACGAGGTGGACCAGCACTTTCTCTCCTGTGTGGGCACCGAACTGCGCGGCACCAGCCGGGAGATCTCGGTCTGCACTCACGCGATCGAGCAGGACGATATCTACGAGGTGCCCGACCTCGCCGCCGATCCGCTGTTCTCGCGCAACCCGCTGGTGATGCAGGCGCCGCGCATGCGCTTCTACGCCGGTGCGCCGCTGGTGCTTGGTGACGGCTACAAGGTCGGCACGATCTGCCTGATCGACTACGCACCGCGACGGCTGGACGAGGCCGAGCACGAACAACTGCGCTCGTTCGCAAACCTGGTGGTGGGGCAGATCTCGCTGCTGCGATCGATGGGGCGGCGCGATCCGGTCACCGGCCTGGCGAACCGCCAGCAGTTGACCTGGGATCTGCGCGAGTCCCTGCGTCAGTCGCCCCCCGCAATCGCGGTGCCGTCGCACCTGTGCATCATCGACGTGCTCGATGTGGCGAGCGCCCATCGGCTGACTCAGGCGCTGGGCGTGGCGCCGGTCGAATCGATCGTGCGGCAGTTGGGCTTTCGCCTGACCGACGCGCTGGGCGACACCGCGCGGGTCTACCACGTCGGCGTCACCCGGTTCGCTTTCGTGCTGGCGGGCCAGTCGCGCGACGAGGTCGAGGCGATCCTGACGGACCTGCGTGCGCAACTCAGCGCGCCGGTGGTCAGCAGCGGGTTGACCTTGCAGACCGTCTTCCACGCTGGCGTGGCGGGCTTCTCGACGCACGATGCGGCCGACGTCCTGCGCCGGGCGGTGACCGCGATGCATGCCGCGCTGGAGAGCGGGGCGCCCTGGTGCGAGTACGATCGCGACCGCGACGCACGGCTGCAGCGCCATTACCGCCTGGCCACCCAGGTCGAGCGCGCCCTGGAGACCCGTGAGTTCTCGCTGGTGTATCAGCCGCGCCTGAGCCTGTCGACCGGGCGCCTGGGCTCGGTCGAGGCCTTGCTGCGCTGGCAACATCCCGAGTACGGCGACATCACCCCGGACGAGTTCATTCCGGTCATCGAAGGCACGACGCTGATGCCGCGGGTCACGCGCTGGGTCCTGCGCCAGGCCCTGGCCCAGTTGCTGGAGTGGGAGCGGCAAGGCGTGGCGCTCGACATCTCGGTCAACCTGTCCGGCGCGGACTTCCGCGACGGCCAGTTGCCGGCGTACATCGCCGACCTGGCGCGCCAGCTCGATGTCGAGCCCGCGCGCCTGGAGGTGGAGGTGACCGAGGGTGAATGGCTGCGCGACAAGGGCAGCGTCGCCGCCCAGCTCGCCGCGCTGCAGGCGCAGGGATTCAACGTCGCGATCGACGATTTCGGCGCCGGCTACAGCAACTTTTCCTACCTCAATGAACTGCCGGCCACGACGATCAAGATCGATCGCGGCCTGCTCGCCGGGATCGAGACCAACGAGCGCCGCGCACGGTTGATCCGGACGGTGCTCCAGCTGTCCACCGAATTGGGCTATCGCACGGTCGCCGAAGGCGTGGAAACGGCCGGCCAGCTGGCGATGCTGTGCGAATGGCAATGCGACGAAGCCCAGGGCTTCCACGTCTCCCAGCCGCTGGCGCCGGAGGCCCTGATCGCACTCATCCGGCAGCACGACAGTGCCGCCTCCAGGTCGCCGCTGTCCGGCACCGAGGCCGGGCATCTTGCCGGCGTCGGCCAAGCCGGCTCGCTATAA
- a CDS encoding DUF1249 domain-containing protein: MANVHTTRVRMPALGRFGWLMALYAENHVRLTRLFHPGDLSPGTYLSQAQGTPTVRLDVIAQHRYTTELRLSYTMLDPLTGEPDPSAHLRLYRDAGQVEATHCYVGRRWQDVIGMFPPPAEVVDHRLRMNTFLGKWLQYLVEQGHGVATLRPNLDDARLARDEAELLD; this comes from the coding sequence ATGGCGAATGTCCACACCACCCGCGTCCGGATGCCCGCATTGGGCCGCTTCGGCTGGCTGATGGCGCTGTATGCCGAGAACCACGTCCGGCTCACGCGGCTGTTCCATCCCGGCGACCTGTCTCCCGGCACCTACCTGTCGCAGGCGCAGGGCACGCCGACGGTGCGGCTCGACGTGATCGCGCAGCATCGCTACACGACCGAATTGCGGCTGAGCTACACCATGCTCGATCCGCTGACCGGCGAGCCGGACCCGTCCGCGCACCTGCGTCTGTATCGCGACGCCGGCCAGGTCGAGGCGACGCATTGCTATGTCGGCCGCCGCTGGCAGGACGTCATCGGCATGTTTCCACCACCGGCCGAAGTGGTCGACCATCGCTTGCGCATGAACACGTTCCTGGGTAAGTGGCTGCAATATCTGGTGGAGCAGGGGCATGGGGTTGCAACTTTGCGTCCGAATCTGGATGATGCGCGCCTCGCTCGCGACGAAGCCGAACTGCTCGACTGA
- a CDS encoding pyruvate, water dikinase regulatory protein: MQTPRPVFYVSDGTGITAETIGHSLLTQFSGTQFSTNRIPFVDNPERAREVAALIRARGEVMGARPIVVSSCVDPGLATILEESGALVLDVFAPFIEPLERELVEARESRVGRAHGMVDFDTYHRRINAMNFALAHDDGMSVNYDEADVILVAVSRAGKTPTCIYLALHHGVRAANYPLTDEDLEHDRLPPRLRAHRAKLFGLTIDPVRLAQIRQERRPNSRYAKLETCRHEVGAAESLFRAERIPVLSTTNTSIEEISSKVMSTLGIERVMY, translated from the coding sequence ATGCAGACCCCCCGTCCTGTGTTCTATGTCTCAGATGGCACCGGTATCACCGCCGAGACCATCGGCCACAGCCTGCTGACCCAGTTCAGCGGCACGCAGTTCAGCACCAATCGGATCCCATTCGTCGACAATCCCGAGCGTGCGCGCGAGGTCGCGGCGCTGATCCGCGCCCGCGGCGAGGTCATGGGCGCACGCCCGATCGTCGTCAGTTCCTGCGTGGATCCGGGCCTGGCGACCATCCTGGAGGAGAGCGGGGCACTGGTGCTCGACGTCTTCGCGCCCTTCATCGAACCGCTTGAGCGCGAGCTGGTCGAGGCGCGCGAGTCGCGCGTCGGGCGCGCGCACGGCATGGTCGACTTCGACACCTATCACCGCCGCATCAATGCGATGAACTTCGCGCTCGCGCACGACGACGGCATGTCGGTCAACTACGACGAGGCCGACGTGATCCTGGTGGCGGTGTCGCGCGCCGGCAAGACGCCGACCTGCATCTACCTGGCGCTGCACCACGGCGTACGGGCGGCGAACTATCCGCTCACCGACGAGGATCTCGAGCATGATCGGTTGCCGCCGCGGCTGCGTGCGCACCGGGCCAAGCTGTTCGGCCTGACGATCGATCCGGTACGTCTGGCCCAGATCCGCCAGGAGCGGCGCCCGAACTCGCGCTACGCCAAGCTCGAGACCTGCCGCCACGAGGTCGGCGCGGCCGAGTCGCTGTTCCGGGCCGAGCGCATCCCGGTATTGAGCACGACCAACACCTCGATCGAGGAGATCTCCAGCAAGGTGATGTCGACGCTGGGCATCGAGCGGGTGATGTACTGA
- the ppsA gene encoding phosphoenolpyruvate synthase, with amino-acid sequence MSANILWLHDLRLTDLAQVGGKNSSLGEMIGNLAKLGVSVPGGFATTADAFKAFIAHNDLHQRIFDRLAPLDVEDVGALTAAGREIRGWVTEAPLQPELDADIRKAYAALCADNGGGDIAVAVRSSATAEDLPDASFAGQQETFLNVTGVDDVLHKIKEVFASLYNDRAIAYRVHHGFKHEDVFLSAGVQLMVRSDIGASGVLFTLDTESGFRDVVFVTSSFGLGEMVVQGAVNPDEFYVYKPTLRAGKPAILRRSIGAKQLRMVYSDAPGERVRTEETPAELRNTFSLDDEDVQELSRQALIIEEHYQRPMDIEWAKDGASGKLFIVQARPETVKSRAKNTQIERFTLEQRGEVVCEGRAIGQKIGAGVARVVRRLEDMDRVRPGDVLVADMTDPDWEPVMKRASAIVTNRGGRTCHAAIIARELGVPAVVGTGNALETIEDGQEVTVSCAEGDTGYIYAGKLPFERTTTDLTSMPEAPLKIMMNVANPERAFDFGQLPNAGIGLARLEMIIAAHIGVHPNALLQYDRQDAETKKKIDAKTVGYRSPVDFYVDRLAEGIATLTASVAPNPVIVRLSDFKSNEYANLIGGSNFEPHEENPMIGFRGASRYVDDSFAEAFALECRAVLKVRNTMGLENLWVMIPFVRTLDEGRKVVEVLEKNGLKQGENGLKIIMMCEVPSNALLADEFLEIFDGFSIGSNDLTQLTLGLDRDSSIVAHLFDERDPAVKKLLSMAIKAARAKGKYVGICGQGPSDHPDLAQWLMEEGIESVSLNPDTVVDTWLRLAKSKARAS; translated from the coding sequence TTGAGCGCCAACATCCTGTGGCTGCACGACCTTCGACTCACCGACCTGGCCCAGGTCGGCGGCAAGAATTCTTCCCTCGGCGAGATGATCGGCAACTTGGCCAAGCTGGGTGTCTCGGTGCCCGGGGGCTTCGCCACGACGGCCGACGCATTCAAGGCGTTCATCGCGCACAACGATCTGCACCAGCGCATCTTCGATCGTCTCGCGCCGCTCGATGTCGAGGACGTGGGCGCACTGACCGCCGCCGGTCGCGAGATCCGCGGCTGGGTCACCGAGGCCCCGCTGCAGCCTGAGCTCGACGCCGACATCCGCAAGGCCTATGCGGCGCTGTGCGCCGACAATGGCGGCGGCGACATCGCGGTCGCGGTGCGCTCCTCGGCCACCGCCGAGGACCTGCCCGACGCGTCATTCGCGGGGCAGCAGGAGACCTTCCTCAACGTCACCGGCGTCGACGACGTGCTGCACAAGATCAAGGAGGTCTTCGCCAGCCTCTACAACGACCGCGCGATCGCCTATCGCGTCCACCACGGTTTCAAGCACGAGGACGTGTTCCTGTCGGCCGGCGTGCAGTTGATGGTGCGCTCGGACATCGGCGCCTCGGGCGTGCTGTTCACGCTCGACACCGAGTCGGGCTTCCGCGATGTGGTGTTCGTGACCTCGAGCTTCGGCCTGGGCGAGATGGTCGTCCAGGGCGCGGTCAACCCCGACGAGTTCTACGTCTACAAGCCCACACTCAGGGCCGGCAAGCCGGCGATCCTGCGCCGCTCGATCGGCGCCAAGCAGCTGCGGATGGTCTATTCCGACGCGCCGGGCGAACGCGTGCGCACCGAGGAGACGCCGGCCGAACTGCGCAACACCTTCTCGCTCGACGACGAAGACGTGCAGGAACTTTCACGCCAGGCGCTGATCATCGAAGAGCACTACCAGCGGCCGATGGACATCGAATGGGCGAAGGACGGCGCCAGCGGCAAGCTGTTCATCGTCCAGGCGCGCCCGGAGACGGTGAAATCGCGCGCCAAGAACACCCAGATCGAACGCTTCACGCTGGAGCAGCGCGGCGAGGTGGTCTGTGAAGGCCGCGCGATCGGCCAGAAGATCGGCGCGGGCGTGGCGCGCGTGGTGCGCCGGCTCGAGGACATGGATCGGGTCCGCCCTGGCGACGTGCTCGTCGCCGACATGACCGATCCGGACTGGGAGCCGGTGATGAAGCGCGCGTCGGCGATCGTCACCAATCGCGGCGGCCGCACCTGCCATGCGGCGATCATTGCCCGCGAGCTCGGCGTGCCCGCCGTGGTCGGCACCGGCAACGCGCTGGAGACGATCGAGGACGGCCAGGAGGTCACGGTCAGCTGCGCCGAGGGCGATACCGGCTACATCTATGCCGGCAAACTGCCGTTTGAGCGCACCACGACCGATCTGACTTCGATGCCCGAGGCGCCGCTGAAGATCATGATGAACGTGGCCAATCCCGAGCGCGCGTTCGACTTCGGCCAACTGCCCAACGCCGGCATCGGCCTGGCGCGCCTGGAGATGATCATCGCCGCGCATATCGGCGTACATCCCAACGCGCTGCTGCAGTACGACCGGCAGGACGCGGAGACGAAGAAGAAGATCGACGCCAAGACCGTCGGCTACCGCAGCCCAGTCGATTTCTATGTCGATCGCCTGGCCGAGGGCATCGCGACGCTGACCGCGTCGGTTGCGCCCAACCCGGTGATCGTGCGCCTGTCGGACTTCAAGTCCAACGAGTACGCCAACCTCATCGGCGGCAGCAACTTCGAGCCTCACGAAGAGAACCCGATGATCGGCTTCCGCGGCGCCAGCCGCTACGTCGACGACTCGTTCGCCGAGGCATTTGCGCTCGAATGCCGCGCGGTGCTCAAGGTCCGCAACACCATGGGCCTGGAGAACCTGTGGGTGATGATCCCGTTCGTGCGCACGCTCGACGAAGGCCGCAAGGTCGTCGAGGTGCTGGAGAAGAACGGCCTGAAACAGGGCGAGAACGGCCTGAAGATCATCATGATGTGCGAGGTGCCGTCCAACGCGCTGCTGGCCGACGAATTCCTCGAGATCTTCGACGGCTTCTCGATCGGCTCCAACGATCTCACCCAGCTCACGCTGGGCCTGGATCGCGATTCGTCGATCGTCGCGCACCTGTTCGACGAGCGTGATCCGGCGGTCAAGAAGCTGCTGTCGATGGCGATCAAGGCCGCCCGCGCGAAGGGCAAGTACGTCGGCATCTGCGGCCAGGGGCCGTCGGATCATCCGGATCTGGCGCAGTGGCTGATGGAAGAAGGCATCGAGTCGGTGTCGCTCAACCCCGACACCGTGGTCGATACCTGGCTGAGGCTGGCCAAGTCCAAGGCACGCGCGAGCTGA
- the orn gene encoding oligoribonuclease: protein MNADRHSDTRLIWIDLEMTGLDTDHDQILEIATVITDGDLNVLAEGPELAIVQPLDVLEAMDDWNRNQHTRSGLWARSLEQGVGLAEAQARTLAFLQQWVEPGRSPMCGNSICQDRRFLHRQMPALEKFFHYRNLDVSTLKELARRWAPQILSGFTKHSAHTALSDVHDSIDELRHYRRHMAALAQP from the coding sequence ATGAATGCCGACAGGCACAGCGATACCCGGTTGATCTGGATCGATCTGGAGATGACCGGTCTGGACACCGACCACGATCAGATTCTCGAGATCGCCACCGTGATCACCGACGGCGATCTCAACGTGCTGGCCGAAGGTCCTGAATTGGCGATCGTGCAGCCGCTCGATGTGCTCGAGGCGATGGACGACTGGAATCGCAATCAGCACACGCGTTCGGGGCTGTGGGCGCGCTCGCTGGAGCAGGGGGTCGGTCTGGCCGAGGCGCAGGCGCGCACGCTGGCGTTCCTGCAGCAGTGGGTCGAGCCGGGTCGCTCGCCGATGTGCGGCAATTCGATCTGCCAGGATCGGCGCTTCCTGCATCGGCAGATGCCGGCGCTGGAGAAGTTCTTCCATTACCGCAATCTGGACGTGAGCACGCTCAAGGAGCTGGCGCGTCGCTGGGCGCCGCAGATCCTGTCGGGCTTCACCAAGCATTCGGCGCATACCGCGCTGAGCGATGTGCACGATTCGATCGACGAGCTCCGGCACTACCGGCGCCACATGGCGGCGCTGGCGCAGCCTTGA
- the tadA gene encoding tRNA adenosine(34) deaminase TadA, translating into MPEPRAPIAIDAAADAAWMRRALLLAEQAMIEDDEIPVGALIVSPEGEVIGEGWNRNIAEHDPSAHAEVVAMRRAGRALGNHRLVGCTLVVTLEPCAMCAMAMIHARIARVVFGAFDPKTGAAGSVFDVLGDPRHNHRVAVTAGVLAEIAGPMLTNYFRRKRGRPLR; encoded by the coding sequence ATGCCGGAACCGCGCGCGCCCATTGCGATCGATGCCGCCGCCGACGCGGCGTGGATGCGCCGGGCGCTGCTGCTCGCCGAACAGGCGATGATCGAGGACGACGAAATTCCGGTCGGGGCGCTGATCGTCTCGCCGGAGGGCGAGGTGATCGGCGAGGGCTGGAACCGCAATATCGCCGAGCACGATCCCAGCGCGCATGCGGAGGTCGTGGCGATGCGCCGCGCGGGGCGGGCCTTGGGCAACCACCGGCTGGTGGGCTGCACGCTGGTGGTCACGCTCGAGCCCTGCGCGATGTGCGCGATGGCGATGATCCATGCGCGCATCGCGCGCGTGGTGTTCGGGGCGTTCGACCCCAAGACCGGCGCGGCGGGCAGCGTGTTCGACGTGCTGGGCGATCCACGGCACAACCACCGGGTGGCGGTGACCGCCGGGGTGCTGGCCGAGATCGCCGGGCCGATGCTGACGAATTACTTCCGTCGCAAGCGCGGCCGCCCGCTGCGCTGA
- a CDS encoding helix-turn-helix domain-containing protein gives MSPKSPTLGTLLRGLRTRRGWTLREMSEHTAIPLSTLSKIEHDRLTLTYDKLQHLAQRLNMRVSELFAEPEPGAAPQAVTARRSIGTLDKALRVKTDNYDYFYLCTELRRKRMIPIVTRVRAKTTAEFGDLVRHPGEEYIHVLEGRVQVHSEFYDPVVLSEGEGIYIDSQMGHAYIVDTGCEEALLLGVCSSADEDLMESLITLHEQEGSL, from the coding sequence ATGAGTCCGAAGAGCCCCACGCTCGGAACCCTGCTGCGCGGCTTGCGCACGCGCCGGGGCTGGACGCTCAGGGAGATGAGCGAACACACCGCCATCCCGCTGTCCACCCTGTCGAAGATCGAGCACGACCGACTGACGCTGACCTACGACAAGCTCCAGCACCTGGCGCAGCGCTTGAACATGCGCGTGTCGGAGCTGTTCGCCGAGCCCGAGCCCGGCGCCGCGCCGCAGGCGGTGACCGCCCGCCGCAGCATTGGCACGCTGGACAAGGCGTTGCGGGTCAAGACCGACAATTACGACTACTTCTATCTGTGCACCGAATTGCGGCGCAAACGCATGATCCCGATCGTCACCAGGGTCCGCGCCAAGACGACGGCCGAGTTCGGCGATCTGGTGCGCCATCCCGGCGAGGAGTACATCCACGTGCTCGAAGGCCGGGTCCAGGTGCACAGCGAGTTCTACGACCCGGTGGTGCTCAGCGAAGGCGAGGGCATCTACATCGACAGCCAGATGGGACATGCCTACATCGTCGATACCGGCTGCGAGGAAGCACTGCTGCTCGGCGTGTGTTCGAGCGCGGACGAAGACCTGATGGAATCGCTGATCACCCTGCACGAGCAGGAAGGCAGCCTCTGA